The sequence below is a genomic window from Dermacentor albipictus isolate Rhodes 1998 colony chromosome 2, USDA_Dalb.pri_finalv2, whole genome shotgun sequence.
ATTCTTTATGAAAGTGCCTGCTTTCACAGACGCCAGCAACGGCCAGAAGAGTCGGTGGATCAGTTCGCAACCGCACGAAGAGACTCATCCGGGACAGGTTTGTCGTCGGGCTCCGGGACGTGCAACTATCCGAGGCCTTGCAGATGGATCCGCAGCTGACATTGGCTACGGCGCTAGCCATGGCTCGCCTCAAGGAAACCGTGCGTCAGCAGCAGAGCCTTCGACCGGAGGGTGTCCACATCGGGAGCCCGCCAGAACTTCAGGACCAAGGCGCCATCGTGGACGCCGTAGGCCACCAGAAACGCCCGCAGCACAAAAAGGGACGGTGCCCCTACTGCGTCGGCGACGCGCCCCCGAGGTCGACGTGCCCAGCCAAGGCTTCCAAGTGCCACTACTGTGGTAACAAAGGACATTTTGCGAAAGCCTGCCTTAAGAAAGTTGGGTCAGCGCAAAGAAAGGTACGCGTCTGGGCTGTCGAACATGGTCCTGGGGAAGCTTTCATTGGCGCGATTGACGCGGCCGGGAAAGCGCGATATGTGCAGGTTCTGATAAACTCTGTGCCTATTCTTGCTAATGTTGATTCGGGTGCAGAAGTGTCGGTTCTACCTTCTACATTTCCAGGATTGCCCACCCACCTGGATAACGCACACGAGGTACTACAGGGGGCTGGCGGGAACAAGCTCAATGTTCTAGGCAAATTTGTCGCAGAGATTGCGTGGAAACAGGACTGTCCGACAAACGTGCTATGTCGTTAGCCCTCTTCGCGACGTACTTCTCGGGCTGCCAGCCTTAGAGGCTTTAGGTATCGTTAAATTTGCCGACTCGCTCACTGCAGACAAGCAACGGTGTGAGACACTTTTTCCGCGCATGAGTCGTAGTCTAGGCACTATCCCAGGAGAATACACCATCAGGCTACAACCGGGCGCAATTCCACATGCCATAACCGCTCCgcggcgagtgccgattccgctCATGGAAAGGCTAAAGCACGAAATAGACTCGTGCGCATGGGCATAATTAGAAAGGTAGACGGCCCCACGGATTGGTGCGCAGGAATAATACTGGTAAAGAAACAGTCGGGGGAACTGAGTATGCGTCGACCTCACAAAGTTAAATAAGTGCGTCGTTCGTGAACGCTTCACGCTACCTACGGTCAATCAAGCATTAGGCTCTCTGGCGGGTgcgaaatggttttcgaagcttGACGCCTTCTCGGGGTTCCATCAAGTCCGACTAAGTAGGGACTCTGAAG
It includes:
- the LOC135897943 gene encoding uncharacterized protein, whose amino-acid sequence is MANKPATVIPGLQQPPPLDFDKKSEWPAWIDHFDDYRFATALNECSGEAQTPATARRVGGSVRNRTKRLIRDRFVVGLRDVQLSEALQMDPQLTLATALAMARLKETVRQQQSLRPEGVHIGSPPELQDQGAIVDAVGHQKRPQHKKGRCPYCVGDAPPRSTCPAKASKCHYCGNKGHFAKACLKKVGSAQRKVRVWAVEHGPGEAFIGAIDAAGKARYVQVLINSVPILANVDSGAEVSVLPSTFPGLPTHLDNAHEVLQGAGGNKLNVLGKFVAEIAWKQDCPTNVLCR